The following coding sequences are from one Motacilla alba alba isolate MOTALB_02 chromosome 4, Motacilla_alba_V1.0_pri, whole genome shotgun sequence window:
- the RASL11B gene encoding ras-like protein family member 11B — translation MRLTQSMCTIAECAPGGDGPATARPRLVKIAVVGGSGVGKTALVVRFLTRRFIGDYERNAGNLYSRHIQVDGEMLAIQVQDTPGVQIHEHSLDCNEQLNRCIRWADALVIVFSITDYKSFELLSHLYHHVRQLHPGNMVPVVIVANKADLLHIKEVEPQQGLQLANMLGCTFYEVSVSENYNNVFNAFHLLCKEVNKQQITSTPERRRTSLIPRPKSPNMQDLKRRFKQALSAKVRTVTSV, via the exons ATGCGCCTGACGCAGAGCATGTGCACCATCGCCGAGTGCGCGCCCGGCGGCGACGGCCCCGCCaccgcccggccccgcctcgTCAAGATCGCGGTGGTGGGGGGCAGCGGCGTGGGCAAGACAG CGCTCGTGGTGCGGTTCCTCACCCGGCGGTTCATCGGCGACTATGAACGGAACGCAG GTAATCTCTACAGCAGGCACATCCAGGTAGATGGAGAGATGTTGGCTATCCAAGTGCAAGATACTCCAGGAGTTCAG ATCCATGAACACAGTCTGGATTGTAATGAGCAGCTGAACAGATGCATTCGCTGGGCAGACGCCCTGGTGATTGTCTTCTCCATCACTGACTATAAGAGCTTTGAACTACTCAGTCACCTTTACCATCATGTTCGACAGCTGCATCCAGGGAACATGGTCCCTGTCGTCATTGTGGCAAACAAAGCTGATCTCTTGCATATCAAAGAGGTGGAGCCTCAGCAGGGACTTCAGCTGGCCAATATGCTGGGCTGTACTTTCTATGAAGTATCTGTCAGTGAAAACTATAATAACGTCTTCAATGCCTTCCATCTCCTCTGTAAAGAAGTCAATAAACAGCAAATAACCAGCACCCCTGAGAGGAGGAGAACCTCTCTTATTCCACGGCCAAAATCACCCAACATGCAGGATCTGAAGAGAAGGTTTAAGCAAGCTTTGTCTGCCAAAGTGAGGACTGTCACTTCTGTTTGA